A genome region from Cryomorphaceae bacterium includes the following:
- the dnaJ gene encoding molecular chaperone DnaJ — protein sequence MAKRDFYEVLGVSKGASEAEIKKAYRKLALKYHPDKNPDDKDAETKFKEAAEAYEVLSNADKRAKYDRFGHAGMGGAAGGGFGGGMSMDDIFSQFGDIFGGGFGGGFSGFGGGQRGRRTFKGSNLRVRVKLTLEDIVYGVEKKLKVNRLVQAEGVEMSTCRTCGGTGQVTRVTNTILGQMQTSSTCPQCNGLGQTVKSAPPGADAHGLKREEDVVTVNIPPGVEEGMQLTMSGKGNAAPMGGINGDLLILVEEEEHPTLKRNGNDLYYELYISFLDAALGAAAEVPLVRGKAKIKIEPGTQSGKFVRLRGKGVPNLQGGGAGDLLVNINVWTPQQLSSAEKAALEGLRASENFQPNPTNRDKSFFQKVKEMFG from the coding sequence TATTGGGCGTATCGAAAGGCGCGTCGGAGGCCGAAATCAAAAAAGCCTATCGCAAACTTGCGCTCAAATACCACCCCGATAAAAACCCCGACGATAAGGACGCTGAAACCAAATTCAAAGAGGCAGCCGAGGCTTATGAAGTCCTGAGCAACGCCGATAAGCGCGCTAAATACGACCGTTTTGGCCACGCCGGTATGGGCGGAGCTGCCGGAGGTGGTTTTGGTGGCGGCATGAGCATGGACGATATCTTCAGCCAGTTTGGCGATATTTTCGGAGGTGGCTTTGGCGGTGGTTTCAGTGGTTTTGGTGGCGGTCAGCGCGGTCGCCGTACCTTTAAAGGCAGTAACCTGCGTGTTCGGGTAAAGCTGACCCTGGAGGATATTGTGTACGGGGTTGAGAAAAAACTCAAGGTAAACCGACTGGTACAGGCCGAAGGTGTTGAAATGAGCACCTGCCGAACCTGTGGCGGTACAGGTCAGGTTACCCGCGTAACCAATACCATCCTCGGCCAAATGCAAACCAGCTCTACCTGTCCGCAGTGCAACGGGCTGGGTCAAACCGTAAAATCTGCTCCCCCGGGTGCCGATGCGCATGGTTTAAAGCGCGAGGAGGACGTTGTAACGGTCAATATTCCGCCCGGCGTGGAAGAGGGCATGCAGCTCACCATGAGCGGCAAAGGAAATGCCGCCCCGATGGGAGGAATCAACGGCGACCTGCTCATTCTGGTAGAGGAAGAGGAACACCCCACCCTGAAACGCAACGGAAATGATCTTTACTACGAGCTGTACATCAGTTTTCTGGATGCAGCCCTTGGAGCCGCGGCCGAGGTGCCCCTGGTGCGCGGAAAAGCCAAAATCAAAATTGAGCCCGGAACCCAAAGTGGAAAGTTTGTGCGCCTGCGGGGCAAGGGAGTACCCAACCTGCAGGGCGGTGGCGCCGGCGATTTGCTGGTGAACATCAACGTATGGACGCCCCAGCAACTATCTTCTGCAGAAAAGGCTGCCCTCGAAGGACTGCGCGCTTCCGAAAATTTTCAGCCCAATCCCACCAACCGCGATAAGAGCTTCTTCCAGAAGGTGAAAGAAATGTTCGGATGA
- a CDS encoding DUF4286 family protein yields MILYNVTVSIDHDVADEWLHWMKTKHIPDVMATGLFIENKIARILADEEGGKAYSIQYFLRTMDDYERYQEKHAPRLQAEHSQRYAGKFAAFRTLLHVIHQQDGTA; encoded by the coding sequence ATGATACTCTACAACGTAACCGTAAGCATTGACCACGACGTAGCCGACGAATGGCTGCACTGGATGAAAACCAAACACATCCCCGATGTGATGGCTACCGGTCTTTTCATTGAGAACAAAATTGCGCGTATCCTGGCCGACGAGGAAGGTGGAAAAGCCTATTCCATACAGTATTTCCTGCGCACCATGGACGATTATGAGCGCTACCAGGAAAAGCACGCACCGCGGCTTCAGGCCGAACACAGCCAACGATACGCCGGAAAATTTGCCGCATTCCGTACCTTGCTGCACGTGATTCATCAGCAAGATGGTACGGCCTAA